Part of the Sphaerochaeta associata genome is shown below.
AAGCCTCCACTTCCCCGTTCTGTTGCATCCAAGCTGATCGATTCAGAGAAGGTTGCTTGTTCACATCGTGCAATAACCATCTGGGCGATACGGTCACCGTGATGGATACGCACCTCCTGCCTGCCATGGTTTATGAGAAGTACACAGACCTCACCACGGTAATCAGCATCGATGGTGCCCGGGCTGTTCAACACAGTCAAACCATGCTTTGCAGCCAAGCCGCTTCGCGGTCTCACCTGCGCCTCGTACCCCTGCGGTAGTTGAATGCTCAAGCCGGTGGGTACTTTTGCATAGGAACCGCTGCCGAGCACCAAATCCTCATCAAGGCAGGCGGCGAGGTCGGCACCGGCACTCAGTTCAGTACCATAGACCGGAAGCAGTGCTTCCGGTCTTACCTTGACTACATGAACCTTGATTGAACCAGTATCCATCTTACTTCGATTTTGTCTCGATTGCATCGATGTAACTGAGGTTCAAGCGGTTCTGACGGTCAATCTCCATGAGTTTTACCGGAACAACCTGTCCTACCTTCAATACATCCTCTACATTCTGGACTCGAGTCTTTGCAAGTTTGGAAATATGGCAGAGGCCTTCCTTACCCGGCAGGATTTCAATAAAGGCACCAAAGTCCATGATTCGCTTCACTGTCCCTTCATAAATGCGGCCGACTTCCGGTTCCTCGACGATGGATTTCACCAGTTCCTTCGCCAACTGTGCAGAAGCATTATTTCTTCCATAGATGGTGACGGTTCCATCATCAGCAATATTCACCTCAGCCCCACTCTGGCTTGCAATGGCTTTGATCGTTTTTCCACCCGTTCCGATGACAGCTCCGATCTTCTCTTCATCCACCTTCATGGTGAGTATCTTGGGGGCATACTCGCTGATTTCCTCGCGTGAGCTGCTCAAGGCGCCTTCCATGATGGAAAGAATATGCATTCTGCCCTGTTTAGCCTGCTCAAGAGCCTTCTTCATGATCTCAGGAGTGACTCCTGCAATCTTGATATCCATCTGGAACGCGGTGATACCATCGCGACTGCCGGCAACCTTGAAGTCCATGTCGCCGAGGTGATCCTCCTCGCCGAGGATATCACTGAGCACAACGTACTTCGAATAATCGGCGCCTTCGGTGATCAGTCCCATTGCAATGCCTGCAACAGGCTTCTTGATGGGAACGCCTGCATCCATGAGGGAGAGACAACCACCGCAAACCGATGCCATGGAAGAGGAACCATTCGATTCCATAATCTCACTGACGACGCGCACGGTATACGGGAAGGACTCCTTTGCAGGAACAATTGCCTCAAGAGCACGCTGGGCCAAGTGACCATGGCCGATTTCGCGGCGACCGGTACTGAGCCTTCCACACTCACCTACGCTGTACGGAGGGAAGTTGTAGTGGAGCATGAAGGAGCTGAAACTCTTCTCTCCATCAATGGTGTCGAACATCTGCTCGTCACTTGCTGTACCGAGGGTGGTTACAGCCAATGCCTGGGTCTCCCCACGAGTGAACAATGCTGAACCATGGGTGCGATCAAGCAAGCCTACTTCACAGGTGATGGGGCGGATCTGGTCTACTGCGCGCCCGTCGGTTCTTTTGCCGTCGTTGAGAATTGATGCACGCAGGATCTCATACTCGAGGTCCTCGAACAACGATGAAAGCTGGCCGTCGCGCTTTGCATCCTCATTGATCAAATCCTCGAATTTTTCACGCACCTGAGCCTGGACCTTGGCAAGAGCTGCATAGCGCTCCATCTTTCCTTTGACAAAGGAAGCTTCCTTGATCAAGGGATGGGCATACTCGCGGACCGGACCAATCCAGGAAAGGTCGACGGTGGGAGTGAGGACAGGCAGCTTCTCCTTGCCCGCAATCTTTTTAAGCTCAAGCTGTGCATCACAAAGCTTGGTGATGAAGGGTTGAGCAGTAGCAATTGCCTCAAGCATCACTTCCTCGCTCACTTCCTTTGCACCACCCTCGACCATGGTGATGCCGTCGCGGGTTCCTGCAACGACGATATCCAAGGTGGAGCGCTCGATCTGACTGAATGTAGGATTGACGACATATGCTCCGTCCACCATGGAGATGCGAACCGCAGCGATAGGTCCGTTGAAGGGAATGTCGCTGATGGTCACCGCAGCACTGGCGGCATTGATGGCGATGATGTCGGGAGTGTTGTTCATATCAGAGGAGACAACGGTGGGAACCACTTGAATCTCACGGCCGAAAGCCTTGTCGAACAAGGGGCGCATCGGACGGTCGATGAGGCGGCTTACCAGAATTTCCTTATCCTTGGGGCGGGCTTCCCTCTTGAGAAAACCACCGGGGATTTTGCCTGCGGCATAATATTTTTCATTATATTCTACGCTCAAGGGTACATAATCCAGAGCTTCATTGGGCTCCTTTCCGCAACAGACGGTGGCGATAACGGCACTACCCTCATAATGAGCATACACGGTACCACTGGTCTGCTTGGCGATTTTCCCGGTTTCAAACACCAGGTCGGATTCGCCGATCCGTACAGATACTTTCTTAACTTCCATACTTCTTGTTCCTTTCTTTGTTCTTTTAGTTCTTTCTACACGTTATATAAACAAAATAGCTCCAACGGCCTGAAAAGCCATCGGAGCTATTCATACTATGTTACGAATGCGACACCACGACTACTTTCTCAGGCCGAGTTCGGCAATCAGAGAACGGTAGGCTTCGATATCGGTATTCCTCAGGTACTTGAGGAGCCGTCTGCGCTGACCAACCATCAGAAGCAAGCCTCTGGTTCCTGCATGGTCCTTCGGATTTCTCTTGAAGTGGGGCTGCAGGTCGTTGATGCGAGCGGTAAGCAAGGCAATCTGAGCCTTGGTCGAACCGGTGTTCTTTTCGTCACCGCCAAACTTGGCAATGATTTCTTGTTTCTGTTCCTTAGAGATCATGAAATACTCCTCTTAGCCTGAAAGCTAAGTCTTTTTGTACGAACAGCAACCCAATCCCACATCGCCTTATCAGGTACTATCAAGAGTTCATCCTCACCAAGGCGGGCATGAACCTCCACGACAGAACCATCTGAAAGCAAAAGCAAGGCATCATACACGCCACTTGGAGGCAGCAATTGCATGAAGGATGCAGTTCGATACAGCAAACCTTCTTCAATGAACTTGGATGGATACGCCACCAAATCCAACTCATAGGGTCTGCCGAGCATACTTTGGACTTCTTCCAAAGCGCCCTCAAGAAGTTTTTTACGCACCAGGCTGCTTGAAGTAATTTCTCCATTCGTTGTTAATACAAACGGGGGAATCTCAACAAGGGCTCCCGGTGACAATCGGGCTAGATATTCCTGCAGCTGAACAGGTCCGGCACTCGAAGCCGGGGCACCGCAGCGGAAATCCTCTCCGACAACCATCACTTTGACTTGGCAAAAAGCACATACCAAAGTGAGGAACTCCTCAGCTGTGAGTTTACTGAAATCAGCAGAAAAGTCAATGACAACAAGATGGTCAACCCCAATATTTTCAAGTAATTCATCAATTTGAGCATCACTGGCCAATTTTGAATGGTAGGGTTGTGTTTTCATCAGCATCTTGGGATTCTTATCGAAGGTGATGACCATGCTTTGCAAGTCCTGCTTTTTGGCAAGGTCGACGCATCGTTTGATGATAGCCTGATGACCGCTATGCAATCCATCAAATACACCTATGCAGACAGACATGCTCTGTTGCCATAATACAGGATACGCCGAAAGATGCATGAAATCGTATCGTTTCATCCTACTATCTCCTTGCGATACGGATGTATTTGTGCAATGATCCGTCCTTCCTTCATATCAGCTACAGCACGGAGTACTCCATCTTTACTGTACAGTGCACCATACACTTCATGTTCGCTTTGACGCCTTACTTTCACAGCGCGTGGAAACGAGCCGTTGGCAATACGAAAGAGTTCCTCGTCGGCCACTTCAAAGATGCTTACCGATTCAACACGCTTCAGCCGCTCATCGGTCTGTGCGACCGAAGCAACAAGGCTCTCGGTAAGTTTGGCATCGACGGCTTCGCTCAGCGAAAAGGGGCCGATGCTTGTTCGTTCCAAGCCTATCAAGTGTGCACGGCTTTTAGTGGCAATTCCCAAATCACGAGCCAAGGAACGGATGTACGTACCTTTGGAAACATGGATGTCGGCAACCAGAAGACCATTATCATACGAAACCGGCTCGAAGCTGTATACCGTGATGGGACGTTTTGCCATCTCCACCTCTTTTCCGCTGCGTGCAAGGTCGCTGGCCCTCTTCCCATTGATATGCAACGCGCTGTATTGCGGCGGCTGTTGCTCGATGGACCCTAGAAAGGAGGGAATTGCCTGTTGGATTTCCTCGAAGCTAGGAATGGTGGCAGTGGCGATGACTTGCCCTTCGGGATCGAGGGTATCTGTTTCCGATCCGAATGATATTTCAGCGCGGTAGCTTTTATCCATTGTTGAGAAGAGAACATTCAGCTTGGTCATGCTCCCAGTCAATACAATCAACAGCCCGCGGGCAAACTTATCAAGCGTACCGGCATGACCCACTTTAGGGTCGATGGTACGCTTGATATCATTGAGGGACGAAAAACTGGTAAGACCCGGTTTTTTATTGATGAGAAGAATGCTAGCTTTTGTTCCCATCTTCCACCAGTGTATCGATCAGGGCATTGATTTTCTGCCCCTCTTTGAGGGAGATATCGGCCTTGAAGGTCAATACCGGAGTATTCCTGGTTTTCAGGAAAGCCCCTACCCGCTTTTGGATGAAACCACTTGCCTTCTGCAAGGCATCAACGCTTGCATGCAAGGATTCATCGTCAAGGACACTCGAGATGAAGACGGTGGCAAATGCATTGTCCACCGAAAGTTGAACCCTGCTGACCGAGCACAGGGTGCTCAGCAGCGGATTCTTGATCTCTCCTTTGACGATCAGCGTGCTGATCGCCTCGGAGAGTTTTGCTTCTATACGTTTTTGACTGTATTCACTCATATTTTCACATTGCTTTCCAGCTTGCGGGCGATTTCTTCGGTTTCAACAACCTCAAGAATATCACCGACATGCAGGTCGTTGAAGTTCTCAAGACCGACGCCGCATTCGAAGCCTTCTGCAACTTCCTTGGCATCGTCCTTGAATCGCTTCAAGCTCGAAATCTTGATCATCTCGCTGTTGATCTGGATGGAGTCACGGATGACCCTGACCAGACTATTGCGCTTGATCTTACCCTTGGTGACCATACAACCGGCAATGGTGCCGACCCTGGGTACCTTGAAGGTGTCACGGACCTCGACGGTACCGATCTCAACCTCACGAACTTCAGGACTGAGCATGCCTTCCATCGCCAAGCGAATATCATCCACCACATCATAAATGATGTTGTACTTGCGGATTTCAATCTTCTCCTGGTCGGCCAAAGCCTGTGCACGGGGAGTCGGCCTTACATTGAAGCCGATGACCAGTGCATCGGAGGCGCTTGCCAACGTGACATCACTTTCAATGATGGCACCGGCACTCGCACGGATGACATTGAGATGGATCTCATCGTTGGAAAGTTTCTCAAGCGAACCCTGCAATGCTTCCACAGAACCCTGAACGTCACCCTTGATGATGACATTGAATTCCTGGATGGCCCCTTCCTTGATTTTCGTATAGAGGTTGTCAAGGGTGACCTTCTTCACATTACGGCTGTCACCTAGGCGTTCCAGTTCCTGACGCTTGGCACCAACCTGGCGGGCCTGGCGCTCATCCTCAGTCACCTGGAACGGATCACCGGCACCAGGGATATCGCTCAAGCCAATGATCTCAACCGGAGTTGATGGACCGGCCTCATCGATTTTTCGTCCCTTGTCATCAAACATTGCACGTACTCTACCGGGGTAGATGCCTGCTACGTAGTGATCACCCTGCCTGAGTGTTCCTCTTTCAATCAAGACCGAAGCTACAATACCACGACCCTGGTCGATGCGGCTTTCAATAATCTTGCCTTCAGCCCTGCAATCAGCATTGGCCTTGAGCTCAAGCATTTCAGCCTGCAACAGAACAGTATCAAGAAGCTCATCGATACCCAGTTTCTTCAATGCAGAAATCTGGCAATAGAGAGTCTGCCCGCCCCAATCCTCAGGCATCAGTCCTAAATCGGAGAGCTGTTGCATGACACGTTCGGGCTTCGCTTCAGGAAGGTCGCACTTGTTGATGGCGAC
Proteins encoded:
- the dut gene encoding dUTP diphosphatase is translated as MDTGSIKVHVVKVRPEALLPVYGTELSAGADLAACLDEDLVLGSGSYAKVPTGLSIQLPQGYEAQVRPRSGLAAKHGLTVLNSPGTIDADYRGEVCVLLINHGRQEVRIHHGDRIAQMVIARCEQATFSESISLDATERGSGGFGSTGV
- the pnp gene encoding polyribonucleotide nucleotidyltransferase produces the protein MEVKKVSVRIGESDLVFETGKIAKQTSGTVYAHYEGSAVIATVCCGKEPNEALDYVPLSVEYNEKYYAAGKIPGGFLKREARPKDKEILVSRLIDRPMRPLFDKAFGREIQVVPTVVSSDMNNTPDIIAINAASAAVTISDIPFNGPIAAVRISMVDGAYVVNPTFSQIERSTLDIVVAGTRDGITMVEGGAKEVSEEVMLEAIATAQPFITKLCDAQLELKKIAGKEKLPVLTPTVDLSWIGPVREYAHPLIKEASFVKGKMERYAALAKVQAQVREKFEDLINEDAKRDGQLSSLFEDLEYEILRASILNDGKRTDGRAVDQIRPITCEVGLLDRTHGSALFTRGETQALAVTTLGTASDEQMFDTIDGEKSFSSFMLHYNFPPYSVGECGRLSTGRREIGHGHLAQRALEAIVPAKESFPYTVRVVSEIMESNGSSSMASVCGGCLSLMDAGVPIKKPVAGIAMGLITEGADYSKYVVLSDILGEEDHLGDMDFKVAGSRDGITAFQMDIKIAGVTPEIMKKALEQAKQGRMHILSIMEGALSSSREEISEYAPKILTMKVDEEKIGAVIGTGGKTIKAIASQSGAEVNIADDGTVTIYGRNNASAQLAKELVKSIVEEPEVGRIYEGTVKRIMDFGAFIEILPGKEGLCHISKLAKTRVQNVEDVLKVGQVVPVKLMEIDRQNRLNLSYIDAIETKSK
- the rpsO gene encoding 30S ribosomal protein S15, yielding MISKEQKQEIIAKFGGDEKNTGSTKAQIALLTARINDLQPHFKRNPKDHAGTRGLLLMVGQRRRLLKYLRNTDIEAYRSLIAELGLRK
- a CDS encoding FAD synthetase family protein — protein: MKRYDFMHLSAYPVLWQQSMSVCIGVFDGLHSGHQAIIKRCVDLAKKQDLQSMVITFDKNPKMLMKTQPYHSKLASDAQIDELLENIGVDHLVVIDFSADFSKLTAEEFLTLVCAFCQVKVMVVGEDFRCGAPASSAGPVQLQEYLARLSPGALVEIPPFVLTTNGEITSSSLVRKKLLEGALEEVQSMLGRPYELDLVAYPSKFIEEGLLYRTASFMQLLPPSGVYDALLLLSDGSVVEVHARLGEDELLIVPDKAMWDWVAVRTKRLSFQAKRSIS
- the truB gene encoding tRNA pseudouridine(55) synthase TruB, with translation MGTKASILLINKKPGLTSFSSLNDIKRTIDPKVGHAGTLDKFARGLLIVLTGSMTKLNVLFSTMDKSYRAEISFGSETDTLDPEGQVIATATIPSFEEIQQAIPSFLGSIEQQPPQYSALHINGKRASDLARSGKEVEMAKRPITVYSFEPVSYDNGLLVADIHVSKGTYIRSLARDLGIATKSRAHLIGLERTSIGPFSLSEAVDAKLTESLVASVAQTDERLKRVESVSIFEVADEELFRIANGSFPRAVKVRRQSEHEVYGALYSKDGVLRAVADMKEGRIIAQIHPYRKEIVG
- the rbfA gene encoding 30S ribosome-binding factor RbfA, translated to MSEYSQKRIEAKLSEAISTLIVKGEIKNPLLSTLCSVSRVQLSVDNAFATVFISSVLDDESLHASVDALQKASGFIQKRVGAFLKTRNTPVLTFKADISLKEGQKINALIDTLVEDGNKS